Proteins from a single region of Phycisphaerae bacterium:
- a CDS encoding AAA family ATPase: protein MYTVTFYSFKGGVGRTLALVNIAAELAQTGRRVAIIDFDLEAPGVHTFSTLAPKSPRPGVVEYVNRFVSSNQAPEINDYVYEVPAVGRNGGRLWVMPAGLSDQDDYHTKLSSIDWQYLYRAANGYLLLEDLKAQIKKTLDPDYLLIDSRTGHTDVQGICTRQLPDAVVVLFFPNSQNLAGLRSIVHDIRAESDKRPGQSVELHFAMSNVPDLDDETDTLRSRREEFRSELEYQKLASVIHHYPHISLIEQTIFSLEHPKSRLTREYKQLLDEIVTSNVDDRAGVISFIRAMTEKSAASRFRVLNSRREERIDRILERYEQDPEVIYHVAMLYSSETQHEIAYELLNKAIELGYRNTDALLERAAASSYFGKNTEAAAQDVQDVLSNPGLTSQQATRSIRILVNVCPGLLSSVPTQVGIQLLNNDAKRLIAEELLASREGALPCKLMLKDLLQDPELKVTEQVYLRTDYVLALIAVGNYSEAIKEIVGNNPIRERWGIPDVFNFAIAEWATSGNVPKELFQKIVEMDMQGAIENKLKGANYYQCLALANWIVGKSEEAFAAIQAAEKYIARSTRLTFSCWRYLYVMPDGFRQDCQQMRRYFSGDPIKPAFLCVVGHESDVITRLDQARAGSIKSRFRQ, encoded by the coding sequence ATGTACACTGTAACATTCTACTCATTTAAGGGGGGTGTTGGCCGGACACTCGCACTCGTCAACATCGCGGCCGAATTGGCGCAGACGGGAAGACGAGTTGCCATCATAGACTTTGATCTGGAAGCCCCCGGCGTGCACACTTTTTCTACTCTTGCACCGAAATCGCCACGACCTGGAGTCGTCGAGTATGTAAATCGCTTCGTTTCCTCGAACCAAGCTCCCGAGATAAACGACTACGTCTATGAAGTCCCCGCTGTAGGCCGCAACGGTGGACGCCTATGGGTGATGCCGGCAGGACTCAGTGATCAAGACGACTATCATACAAAACTATCCTCAATCGATTGGCAGTATTTGTATCGAGCAGCCAATGGCTATCTGCTTCTGGAAGATCTCAAAGCGCAAATTAAGAAAACGCTTGATCCTGACTATCTCCTTATTGACTCTCGCACAGGCCATACCGATGTACAGGGGATATGCACCCGCCAACTTCCAGATGCGGTTGTAGTCCTTTTTTTTCCTAATTCGCAGAATCTTGCGGGGTTGCGCAGCATCGTTCACGATATTCGCGCGGAATCGGATAAGCGCCCGGGTCAATCGGTTGAGCTTCACTTCGCGATGTCGAATGTCCCCGATCTTGATGATGAGACAGATACACTGCGGTCAAGGCGAGAGGAGTTTCGCTCGGAGCTTGAGTACCAAAAACTTGCGAGCGTAATACATCATTATCCGCACATCTCACTAATTGAACAAACAATTTTTTCCTTGGAACACCCCAAGAGCCGCCTCACAAGAGAATACAAACAACTGTTGGATGAAATTGTCACTTCGAACGTCGACGACCGTGCTGGAGTCATTAGCTTTATTCGGGCAATGACAGAAAAATCTGCCGCTTCACGCTTCCGTGTATTGAATAGCCGGCGCGAGGAGCGAATTGACCGTATCCTTGAACGATACGAACAGGACCCCGAAGTTATCTATCACGTCGCAATGCTTTATTCGAGTGAAACCCAACACGAAATCGCTTATGAACTCTTGAACAAGGCAATTGAACTCGGGTACCGTAATACTGATGCGCTCCTAGAGCGAGCTGCGGCATCGAGTTACTTCGGAAAGAACACCGAGGCGGCGGCGCAAGATGTACAGGATGTTCTTTCCAATCCTGGACTCACCTCGCAACAAGCAACTCGAAGCATCAGAATTCTCGTGAATGTGTGCCCGGGGCTACTGTCTTCGGTGCCCACACAGGTTGGAATTCAGTTGCTGAATAACGATGCAAAAAGGCTTATCGCTGAAGAACTGCTTGCAAGTAGAGAGGGAGCGCTGCCTTGCAAGTTAATGTTAAAGGACCTGTTGCAAGATCCAGAGCTCAAAGTGACCGAACAGGTCTACCTGCGAACTGACTATGTTCTCGCCTTAATTGCCGTCGGTAATTATTCCGAAGCAATCAAGGAAATCGTCGGTAACAACCCTATTCGCGAACGGTGGGGAATTCCAGATGTATTCAATTTCGCAATTGCAGAATGGGCAACATCGGGAAATGTTCCTAAGGAGCTGTTCCAAAAAATTGTCGAGATGGACATGCAAGGAGCGATCGAAAACAAACTCAAAGGGGCAAACTATTATCAGTGCCTTGCATTAGCAAATTGGATCGTCGGGAAGAGTGAAGAGGCATTTGCAGCTATTCAGGCTGCTGAAAAGTACATAGCTCGGTCAACGAGACTCACCTTTAGTTGCTGGCGATACTTGTATGTGATGCCGGACGGCTTCCGGCAGGATTGTCAACAGATGAGGAGATACTTCTCCGGCGATCCGATTAAACCGGCATTTTTATGTGTTGTTGGGCATGAGAGCGATGTAATTACAAGGCTAGACCAGGCCCGGGCCGGGTCAATCAAGAGTCGCTTTAGACAGTGA
- a CDS encoding NAD-dependent epimerase/dehydratase family protein, translating to MNLVTGATGLLGSHIVEQLRKRNRPVRALVRPTADTTFLKSLGVELVPGDLSDPPSIARACQGVQCIYHAAARVGDWGPWEDFVRITIDGSRNLFDAAEAAAVPRFIHISSISVYGHVNQPGLVIDETAPLGQQLYKWSYYTRAKVVVEEELWRRVRAGSKVKYTVIRPSWLYGPRDRATIGRLVTMIKSRKAKLLGSGDNRLNVVYAGNVAEACILAADNPAAVGQAYNCSNDGQLTQREYFDLLAKAIGEPPVTKRVPFKVAYRAAFVLECIGHLFKTKKPPLVTRYAVWLMGRDTFFSADKARRELGWKSTVGYKEGIPATIRWYEQSHNALAPGESPGASPAPVAS from the coding sequence ATGAACCTCGTCACCGGCGCCACCGGCCTCCTCGGCTCCCACATCGTCGAACAGCTCCGCAAACGCAATCGCCCCGTCCGCGCCCTCGTCCGACCCACCGCCGACACCACCTTCCTCAAAAGCCTCGGCGTTGAACTCGTCCCCGGCGACCTCTCCGACCCGCCCTCCATCGCCCGCGCCTGCCAGGGCGTTCAGTGCATCTACCACGCCGCCGCCCGCGTCGGTGACTGGGGCCCCTGGGAGGACTTCGTCCGCATCACCATCGACGGCTCCCGCAACCTCTTCGACGCCGCCGAGGCCGCCGCCGTGCCCCGCTTCATCCACATCAGCAGCATCAGCGTCTACGGTCACGTCAACCAGCCCGGACTCGTCATCGACGAGACCGCCCCGCTCGGTCAGCAGCTCTACAAGTGGTCCTACTACACCCGCGCGAAAGTCGTCGTCGAGGAGGAGCTGTGGCGCCGCGTCCGCGCCGGCAGCAAAGTAAAATACACCGTCATCCGCCCGAGCTGGCTCTACGGCCCGCGCGACCGCGCCACCATCGGCCGCCTCGTCACCATGATCAAGAGCCGCAAGGCCAAGCTCCTCGGCTCCGGTGACAACCGCCTCAACGTCGTCTACGCCGGCAACGTCGCCGAGGCCTGCATCCTCGCCGCCGACAACCCCGCCGCCGTCGGCCAGGCCTACAACTGCTCCAACGACGGTCAGCTCACCCAGCGCGAATACTTCGACCTCCTCGCCAAGGCCATCGGTGAGCCCCCGGTCACCAAGCGCGTCCCCTTCAAAGTCGCCTACCGCGCCGCCTTCGTCCTGGAGTGCATCGGTCACCTCTTCAAAACCAAAAAGCCCCCGCTGGTGACGCGCTACGCTGTCTGGCTCATGGGCCGCGACACGTTCTTCAGCGCGGATAAGGCGCGAAGGGAATTAGGCTGGAAATCAACAGTGGGGTACAAGGAAGGCATCCCCGCGACAATCCGCTGGTACGAACAATCGCACAACGCTTTAGCCCCCGGTGAATCACCGGGGGCTTCCCCCGCTCCCGTTGCGTCGTGA
- a CDS encoding TIM-barrel domain-containing protein, with translation MPGKGTKLWPPAQWAAHSLISIGFVGSAPAATPDAHNPLADPKAVVISGNARFTLLSPSMVRLEWSPDGKFEDRASQVIINRRLSVPKFDVSEGGAIHPTTQPDAKWPADGHKVLNITTDRLVIKYKQDGQRFTNDNLLVKCRIGPGETWWEAAPPFTQSTNLGGTVRTLDGISGSCPLDPGLLNRYGWTFLDDSNSLLFDRGDPSSVTGDVKDWPWATPRHSSLKPQASSLPVDWYIIVYGNDYPKALADFTQLAGRIPLPPRYVFGAWWSRYWAYSDAELRDLVKQFQQNDVPLDVLVIDMDWHLDGWTGYTWNPQYFPDPDGFLKWVHEQGLKVTLNLHPAEGVGKQEARFAEVCNAMGLDPAVTDRVPFDSTGKDYVDAYFKYLHHPLEKQGIDFWWMDWQQGKQTNIPGLDPLWWLNYLHWTDQIRREKETGRRPLIFSRWGGLGNHRYQIGFSGDTFCNWPSLAFQPHFTATAGNVGYAYWSHDIGGHQPGKVDPELYTRWIQWGALSPILRTHTTKNPDAERRLWAFPSDHFTAMKKAFKLRYELLPYIYTMARKCYDTSLPLCRPLYYHWPDLEESYRFTGQYMFGDDLLVAPATEPATSQTGCAMVQVWLPPGEWTHWYTGRSYKGPQSILQVVPLDEIPLFVRAGAIIPTQAPMKTSDEKPVDPLVLNLFRPPSSETQAPSLKPQASVYEDDGRGNGYAKGECAWTPISHKLEVPARRDWHITIGPTEGSFPGMSPQRGYELRVHDLPPGLTRVAVNGKLINAKSERTESDTPYFWYDTAIMGPTISIPPTKRTEKVEIVIHEPYGDGSLVEAMNGFRGIARTLCQANDLCKTELLSGGRNCDTLDYVFNVLEDVLDQSEAIRQWRIRWGQYITKAIKTPAEIQQQMKTILRLLGMHYKARLSVSSPNSRFLNADIVVGSVLPLPDLKNIDVNVRLLPMPGWKRVGPGQWDAHGPSDAAPLLANPVLESEDPIDTGVFRAALSIRNDALDLGIAFPIEVIFLPSINAWHVLGPFDAPEADRLQRVFPPEQKHDLAATYDGRGGKKIAWRTFRRDIQPGGDLTSEFFVDFDDVFGERVNDVVVYGFTYLDAAAETDATLALGSDDGVVVWINGEEVHRHDVGRPYSSRSDLVPVKLKEGRNTLLLKIAQGAGDGGFCVRVEDPKTAKPIPTIKARLQ, from the coding sequence ATGCCGGGCAAAGGCACAAAACTCTGGCCGCCGGCCCAATGGGCGGCCCATTCCCTTATTTCCATTGGGTTCGTTGGCAGCGCCCCTGCCGCGACCCCTGACGCGCACAATCCCCTCGCCGATCCCAAGGCCGTCGTCATTTCCGGCAACGCCCGCTTCACTCTCCTCTCTCCTTCGATGGTCCGCCTCGAGTGGTCCCCCGACGGAAAGTTCGAAGACCGCGCCTCCCAGGTCATCATCAACCGCCGCCTGAGCGTCCCCAAGTTCGACGTCTCCGAAGGCGGCGCGATCCATCCCACCACCCAACCGGACGCCAAATGGCCCGCCGACGGTCACAAGGTCCTCAACATCACGACCGACCGCCTCGTCATCAAATACAAGCAAGACGGCCAGCGCTTCACCAACGACAACCTTCTCGTGAAGTGCCGGATCGGCCCCGGCGAAACCTGGTGGGAGGCCGCCCCGCCGTTCACGCAATCCACCAACCTCGGCGGCACTGTCCGCACCCTCGACGGAATCTCCGGCAGTTGCCCCCTCGATCCCGGCTTGCTCAATCGCTACGGCTGGACCTTCCTCGACGACTCGAACTCGCTGCTCTTCGATCGCGGCGATCCCTCGTCCGTCACCGGTGACGTCAAAGACTGGCCCTGGGCGACTCCGCGCCACTCAAGCCTCAAGCCTCAAGCCTCAAGCCTTCCGGTTGACTGGTACATCATCGTCTACGGCAACGACTACCCCAAAGCCCTCGCCGACTTCACCCAACTCGCCGGCCGCATCCCCCTCCCGCCGCGCTACGTCTTCGGCGCGTGGTGGTCGCGCTACTGGGCCTATTCCGACGCCGAACTCCGCGACCTCGTCAAGCAGTTCCAGCAAAACGACGTCCCCCTCGACGTCCTCGTCATCGACATGGACTGGCATCTCGACGGCTGGACCGGCTACACCTGGAACCCGCAGTACTTCCCCGACCCAGACGGCTTCCTCAAATGGGTCCACGAACAGGGCCTGAAAGTCACGCTCAACCTCCACCCCGCCGAAGGCGTCGGCAAACAGGAAGCCCGCTTCGCCGAGGTATGCAACGCCATGGGCCTCGATCCCGCAGTGACCGACCGCGTCCCCTTCGACTCCACCGGCAAGGACTACGTCGACGCCTATTTCAAGTACCTCCATCACCCCCTCGAAAAACAGGGCATCGACTTCTGGTGGATGGACTGGCAACAGGGCAAACAGACAAACATCCCCGGTCTCGACCCGCTCTGGTGGCTCAACTACCTGCACTGGACCGACCAGATCCGCCGAGAGAAAGAGACCGGTCGCCGCCCGCTCATCTTTTCCCGCTGGGGAGGTCTCGGAAATCACCGCTACCAGATCGGTTTCTCCGGCGACACCTTCTGTAACTGGCCGTCGCTCGCCTTCCAGCCGCACTTCACCGCAACCGCCGGCAACGTCGGCTACGCCTACTGGAGCCACGACATCGGCGGTCACCAGCCCGGTAAAGTCGATCCCGAACTCTACACCCGCTGGATCCAATGGGGCGCGCTCTCGCCGATCCTCCGCACCCACACGACAAAAAACCCCGACGCCGAGCGCCGCCTCTGGGCCTTCCCCAGCGATCACTTCACGGCGATGAAAAAAGCCTTCAAGCTCCGCTACGAACTCCTCCCCTACATCTACACCATGGCCCGCAAGTGCTACGATACATCCCTCCCCCTCTGCCGCCCGCTCTACTACCACTGGCCCGACCTCGAAGAATCCTATCGCTTCACTGGCCAATACATGTTCGGCGACGACCTCCTCGTCGCCCCCGCCACCGAACCCGCGACCTCGCAAACCGGCTGCGCGATGGTCCAGGTCTGGCTCCCGCCTGGCGAATGGACCCACTGGTACACCGGTCGCTCTTACAAAGGCCCGCAATCCATCCTGCAGGTCGTCCCCCTCGACGAGATCCCGCTCTTCGTCCGCGCAGGCGCGATCATCCCGACCCAGGCGCCGATGAAGACCTCCGACGAAAAGCCTGTCGACCCGCTCGTCCTCAATCTCTTCCGGCCTCCCTCCTCAGAAACTCAAGCCCCAAGCCTCAAGCCTCAAGCCTCCGTCTACGAAGACGACGGCCGCGGCAACGGCTACGCAAAGGGCGAGTGCGCCTGGACGCCGATCTCCCACAAACTCGAAGTCCCGGCGCGCCGGGACTGGCACATCACCATCGGCCCCACCGAAGGCTCGTTCCCGGGAATGTCCCCCCAGCGCGGCTACGAACTCCGCGTCCATGACCTCCCCCCCGGTCTCACGCGAGTCGCCGTCAATGGCAAGCTCATCAACGCCAAGAGCGAGCGCACCGAATCCGACACGCCCTACTTCTGGTACGACACCGCCATCATGGGCCCGACGATCTCCATTCCCCCCACGAAGCGCACCGAAAAAGTCGAGATCGTCATCCACGAACCCTACGGCGACGGCTCGCTGGTCGAAGCCATGAACGGCTTCCGCGGAATCGCCCGCACCCTGTGTCAGGCCAACGACCTCTGCAAGACCGAGCTGCTCAGCGGCGGCCGCAACTGCGATACGCTCGACTACGTCTTCAACGTCCTCGAAGACGTGCTCGACCAGTCCGAAGCCATCCGCCAGTGGCGCATCCGCTGGGGCCAGTACATCACCAAGGCCATCAAGACCCCCGCCGAAATCCAGCAGCAGATGAAGACCATCCTTCGCCTCCTTGGAATGCACTATAAGGCCCGGCTCAGCGTCTCCTCCCCAAACTCCCGCTTCCTCAATGCCGACATCGTGGTCGGTTCCGTCCTGCCACTCCCCGACCTCAAGAACATTGATGTCAATGTCCGTCTCCTCCCCATGCCCGGCTGGAAGCGAGTTGGCCCCGGCCAGTGGGACGCCCACGGTCCCAGCGACGCCGCACCGCTCCTCGCCAACCCGGTCCTGGAGAGCGAAGACCCCATCGACACGGGCGTCTTTCGCGCCGCCCTCTCCATCCGCAACGATGCCCTCGATCTCGGCATCGCCTTCCCCATCGAAGTGATCTTCCTCCCTTCCATCAACGCCTGGCACGTCCTCGGACCCTTCGACGCCCCCGAGGCCGACCGCCTCCAGCGCGTCTTCCCCCCGGAACAAAAGCACGATCTCGCCGCCACCTACGACGGCCGCGGCGGCAAGAAAATCGCCTGGCGCACCTTCCGCCGCGACATCCAGCCCGGCGGCGACCTCACGAGCGAATTCTTCGTCGACTTCGACGACGTCTTCGGCGAGCGCGTCAACGACGTTGTCGTCTACGGCTTCACCTACCTCGACGCCGCCGCCGAAACCGACGCCACTCTCGCCCTCGGCAGCGATGACGGCGTCGTCGTCTGGATCAACGGCGAAGAAGTCCACCGCCACGACGTCGGTCGCCCCTACTCCTCCCGCTCCGACCTCGTCCCCGTAAAATTGAAGGAGGGCCGCAACACCCTCCTCCTCAAGATCGCCCAAGGCGCCGGCGACGGAGGCTTCTGCGTCCGCGTCGAAGACCCCAAAACCGCCAAACCCATCCCCACCATCAAAGCCCGCCTCCAGTAG
- a CDS encoding RNA polymerase sigma factor, whose translation MSKPDATPGHGESAFSTEEARKAFAQHFSQSFPILWTIAAGIVGNRALAEDVVQEAALIGLGKFEQFQEGTSFTAWMGQMVRNVALNAARKEQRQRAGLKLAEQERANAGPADGDAAGLAMIAQGRLPADQRMFDDRMMRALGEVGETARACLLLRTLEGLEYAEISKLMGIPAGTAMSHVHRARESLRQRLGGMQPPTSHEPAATRTTAAVRKPA comes from the coding sequence ATGTCGAAGCCGGACGCCACGCCCGGGCACGGGGAATCTGCTTTCTCCACAGAGGAAGCCCGGAAGGCGTTCGCGCAGCATTTCTCCCAATCGTTCCCGATCTTGTGGACGATCGCGGCGGGCATCGTGGGGAATCGGGCCCTGGCAGAGGATGTCGTGCAGGAAGCCGCGCTGATCGGCCTGGGCAAGTTCGAGCAATTTCAGGAGGGGACCAGCTTCACGGCGTGGATGGGACAGATGGTGCGCAATGTCGCGCTGAACGCGGCGCGGAAAGAACAGCGGCAGCGCGCGGGCTTGAAGCTCGCCGAACAGGAGCGCGCCAACGCCGGGCCGGCGGATGGAGACGCCGCCGGGCTGGCGATGATCGCGCAGGGCCGTTTGCCGGCGGACCAGCGAATGTTCGATGACCGCATGATGCGGGCGCTGGGCGAGGTCGGCGAGACGGCGCGGGCGTGCCTGCTTCTGCGCACGCTGGAGGGGCTGGAATATGCGGAGATTTCGAAGCTCATGGGGATCCCTGCGGGCACGGCGATGAGTCACGTGCACCGCGCACGAGAGTCTTTGAGGCAGCGACTGGGCGGAATGCAACCGCCGACGAGTCATGAACCGGCCGCGACACGGACCACCGCGGCGGTCAGAAAGCCAGCATGA